The Trichoderma atroviride chromosome 5, complete sequence genome contains a region encoding:
- a CDS encoding uncharacterized protein (EggNog:ENOG41) yields the protein MAETTGAGNSAKSSGAELVFRTTTSNRSHVAKKRALTPARRAQNRASQARYRLKQRQLAEESTRTASHSDEDSSEVATPFDNLSNDEARQDVKNTLRQNDTLTLPCTRKLGDPISIDQWHCDDLTFSGGLEAVIPSDYSLASEMHSHLLTPFSMPSNSHLSATPMPSYQTRVSEGHGEKERHAILPPTPFLLINHIRLRDMTFLAATLAIAASIGVTSEDYLNDRPSPFYLFANATSIQNAAHYFEQIVKPHLRPSLTQLSQPHASYLDLIIFPHFRERAVAFATNNLCMLDQQELFNDMLSGGLTCWGNADNGIGARGSGVPWDMRSWEAKPWFIRKWWFLLNKDDEVKDTSSWWRQMRGEDGNVAEDLDG from the exons ATGGCTGAGACAACGGGAGCTGGCAACTCTGCAAAATCATCTGGGGCAGAGCTTGTGTTCCGGACAACTACATCAAATCGCTCACATGTAGCCAAAAAACGTGCACTTACTCCAGCTAGGAGGGCGCAGAATCGAGCGTCTCAGGCGCGATACA GACTGAAGCAACGACAACTCGCTGAAGAATCAACAAGAACAGCGTCCCATAGTGATGAAGATTCCTCCGAGGTGGCCACGCCATTTGACAATCTATCTAAT GATGAGGCTCGGCAAGATGTAAAGAATACTTTACGCCAAAATGACACCCTCACTTTGCCATGCACAAGAAAGCTGGGCGACCCAATCAGTATCGACCAATGGCACTGTGATGATCTGACTTTTTCTGGAGGGCTGGAAGCTGTTATTCCAAGTGACTATTCCCTTGCATCGGAGATGCATAGTCATTTGTTAACACCATTCTCCATGCCGTCGAACAGTCATCTTTCGGCCACGCCAATGCCGTCATATCAGACTAGAGTATCTGAAGGTCATGGAGAGAAAGAACGGCATGCAATTCTCCCACCAACGCcgtttttattaattaatcATATCCGTTTACGTGATATGACATTTCTGGCCGCTACTCTAGCAATCGCGGCATCAATTGGCGTTACCTCTGAAGATTATCTTAATGACAGACCCTCTCCGTTTTATTTATTCGCTAATGCCACTTCTATACAGAATGCAGCGCACTACTTTGAACAAATTGTAAAGCCACATCTTCGACCTAGTTTGACTCAACTCTCTCAACCACATGCTTCATACCTCGACTTGATCATTTTTCCTCATTTCAGAGAGCGTGCAGTCGCTTTCGCTACCAACAACCTTTGTATGCTGGACCAGCAGGAATTATTCAATGATATGTTATCAGGCGGCTTGACCTGCTGGGGAAACGCTGACAATGGAATTGGGGCTCGAGGTAGCGGAGTACCTTGGGATATGAGAAGTTGGGAAGCAAAACCATGGTTTATAAGAAAATGGTGGTTCCTACTTAACAAAGACGATGAGGTCAAAGACACCTCAAGCTGGTGGCGGCAAAtgcgaggagaagatggaaatgtgGCGGAAGATCTGGACGGTTGA
- a CDS encoding uncharacterized protein (EggNog:ENOG41) — protein MIEAFPSQIYISALVFSPMKSRLRKTFEAAESPTWMPIKPIMRQEWGACLQTIESHERRIHFVTFSPDNSKLASIIRNEIIEVWDLATGALVQDLQGRKFATSAAFSSNGNMLALLCLDGVEIWDLVGGSLLKKIYQIGIKSVAFATEDTHLSILGFNSFKIHDIAKNVDLHTYLGQSGDQFHDVLFSPGYVQLALGAINGSVGTWDPANWMLVPYFTNQTFGARLVVTCKQETSTLLKVVDLAAGEYTQAMLKHRVNLNALLFYLTSDGMRLVARHYCKITRVWDLTTGLWQTLDFPDKASDETLKQAAFSPCLMRLALANDEDIYVWDVASGKYRWASTGHASSTTALAVSPDGSRLALAAHSGTIKVLEMAARAPLQSPESRPDAIVEMAFSPSGKWLASLSYNGTKLWDPATGECLRTWRASSNLTALAISLDSVWLALHRLQRQE, from the exons ATGATCGAGGCATTTCCTTCGCAGATCTATATCTCGGCCCTTGTATTCAGCCCGATGAAGAGCAGACTTAGGAAGACAtttgaagcagcagaatCTCCGACGTGGATGCCTATCAAACCTATAATGCGACAAGAGTGGGGCGCCTGCCTACAGACCATCGAGTCCCACGAGAGACGGATTCATTTTGTAACGTTTTCACCAGACAATAGTAAGCTGGCGTCGATTATACGGAATGAGATTATCGAAGTTTGGGACTTGGCGACGGGAGCGCTTGTGCAAGATTTACAGGGACGTAAATTTGCGACTAGCGCAGCTTTTTCGTCAAACGGTAATATGCTGGCGCTTCTTTGCCTCGACGGTGTTGAGATTTGGGATCTTGTCGGCGGATCTCTCCTCAAAAAGATCTATCAGATTGGCATTAAGTCGGTGGCCTTTGCTACCGAAGATACACACTTGTCCATCCTGGGCTTTAATTCTTTCAAGATCCACGATATAGCCAAAAACGTGGACCTACACACCTATCTCGGTCAGTCGGGAGACCAATTTCACGACGTACTTTTTTCACCCGGTTATGTACAACTGGCACTTGGTGCTATCAATGGCAGTGTCGGAACTTGGGATCCGGCCAACTGGATGCTGGTGCCATATTTCACAAACCAGACATTCGGCGCACGTCTAGTTGTGACTTGCAAACAGGAAACATCAACACTCCTCAAAGTTGTGGATCTTGCCGCTGGAGAATACACGCAGGCGATGCTGAAGCACAGAGTAAACCTAAACGCATTGCTTTTCTATCTGACATCTGATGGTATGCGGTTGGTTGCACGCCATTACTGTAAAATAACCCGTGTCTGGGATCTTACCACTGGACTCTGGCAAACACTTGACTTTCCAGATAAAGCTTCAGATGAAACGTTGAAACAAGCGGCATTCTCACCTTGCCTCATGCGGCTAGCATTAGCAAACGACGAAGATATTTACGTGTGGGACGTTGCCAGTGGTAAATATCGCTGGGCATCCACCGGTCATGCAAGTTCTACGACCGCCTTGGCCGTTTCGCCTGATGGTTCGCGACTGGCATTGGCAGCGCATAGCGGAACAATCAAGGTCTTGGAAATGGCCGCCCGCGCGCCTCTACAGAGCCCTGAAAGCCGCCCCGACGCAATCGTGGAAATGGCGTTTTCACCCAGTGGCAAATGGCTGGCTTCGCTCTCTTACAATGGTACCAAACTTTGGGACCCGGCTACAGGCGAGTGTCTACGGACGTGGAGGGCATCATCGAATCTCACAGCCCTTGCAATTTCACTGGACAGTGTGTGGCTGGCA TTACACAGGCTCCAAAGGCAAGAATGA
- a CDS encoding uncharacterized protein (EggNog:ENOG41), translating into MPNLLTFRDFDVLHEDFARTPAVTEPVRSKIPPEETYFYNFLSVTKSDPSDYRALCEHCCVLQLADVRLIRTGSPDGNEPSELEADVPGYEGALAYSRQDIVPLLPGLGASANSGCGFCALLRNAMIWHFQQYPLERLPDDTIQIVKICHHWNYGLSAFTIYSPSFWSRKHKFDYLTFRVTAGPTDECSSIFDIRSNRIPDNVISPSGILTLKQWIFGNKSKAFEANYRPTRLIYVEGSKESGLIRLVDSHSQMDKEPQPYLALSYCWGPKAPSLKTTKSNYAYLKSCISYYTMPKAYQDTVRIARALGVKYIWIDALCIIQDDVSDWETESKMMAEIFQNALVTIIPLCTSTCDEGFLERNPSLKIKYMHHSIEENISGSFFIRHIPFSYENAEFAIRSSPTFSNAPINLELKKSPWRARGWTFQEDMFATRKLYFGHMMMYWDSFQPPDVMRTEDKIIDDALDRVKTAKLPRIQSSSGLLSGYDYDAWYHSIVDYSEKLLTFETDRLPAVSSYAKLIAGEDVYLAGLWKNDLHRGLLWKIQRKKRKTFGSLMSDLACSTKYIAPSWSWASRRAALLWDGSDAMQLECAILEAEIGLQGSETYGRVRSGRLLLRGKISSIPGGKLQKLPLKTPYYSLQNEWLASEGERYVAQCALDWRETDDCGKQHSEIGGESVQKIIMLLTSSGYTNKPSAFSKTPQERQDNNEAQPLEVLHGLLLYPTGEVNEYWRVGLFHSLTDENGGRGYFEKCKERTLRVI; encoded by the exons ATGCCGAACCTTCTCACTTTTCGAGATTTTGACGTTTTGCATGAGGACTTTGCCAGAACTCCTGCTGTTACAGAGCCAGTCCGTTCAAAAATACCTCCCGAAGAAACATATTTTTACAATTTCCTTTCTGTAACGAAATCTGATCCAAGCGATTATCGGGCATTATGCGAACATTGTTGCGTGCTACAGCTGGCAGATGTACGTCTCATTCGCACTGGAAGCCCTGATGGGAACGAGCCATCGGAACTAGAAGCAGATGTTCCTGGGTATGAGGGAGCTCTAGCATATAGTCGACAAGATATCGTCCCACTGCTTCCTGGGCTCGGCGCATCTGCAAATTCTGGCTGTGGATTTTGTGCTCTGCTCCGAAATGCTATGATCTGGCACTTTCAACAATATCCATTAGAGCGTCTGCCTGATGACACGATCCAGATTGTGAAGATATGCCATCACTGGAACTATGGGTTATCAGCATTCACTATCTATAGCCCCTCCTTTTGGAGCCGTAAACATAAATTTGATTACCTTACTTTCAGGGTCACTGCCGGCCCCACAG ACGAGTGCTCTTCAATCTTCGATATTCGTTCCAACCGTATCCCAGACAATGTGATTTCGCCATCCGGTATATTGACGTTGAAGCAATGGATTTTTGGCAACAAGTCAAAAGCCTTTGAAGCAAATTACCGGCCCACCAGACTGATTTACGTGGAGGGTAGTAAGGAGTCAGGCTTGATCCGTCTGGTAGACAGCCACTCTCAGATGGACAAGGAGCCTCAACCATACTTGGCACTTAGCTACTGCTGGGGACCTAAAGCTCCTTCACTCAAAACGACAAAAAGCAACTACGCTTATTTAAAGAGCTGTATATCTTATTATACTATGCCCAAAGCTTATCAAGATACAGTTCGTATTGCGCGAGCATTGGGCGTCAAGTATATATGGATTGACGCGCTTTGTATTATTCAAGACGATGTTTCAGACTGGGAGACAGAGTCGAAAATGATGGCAGAGATATTTCAGAATGCCTTGGTAACAATAATACCGCTCTGTACATCAACATGTGACGAGGGCTTCCTTGAACGAAATCCAAGCCTCAAGATCAAATACATGCACCACTCTATTGAGGAAAATATCAGTGGCTCATTCTTTATCCGTCACATACCTTTCTCTTATGAAAATGCAGAATTCGCAATACGCTCCTCACCGACTTTCTCAAACGCACCAATAAATCTGGAACTTAAGAAATCGCCTTGGCGGGCCCGCGGCTGGACATTTCAAGAGGACATGTTTGCAACCAGGAAGCTATATTTTGGCCATATGATGATGTATTGGGATTCCTTTCAGCCTCCTGATGTTATGAGAACTGAGGATAAGATAATCGATGATGCACTTGACCGCGTCAAAACTGCCAAGCTACCTAGGATTCAGTCATCATCTGGGTTGTTATCTGGTTATGACTACGACGCCTGGTACCATTCAATCGTTGATTATTCTGAAAAACTACTTACATTTGAGACTGATCGACTGCCAGCCGTGTCCTCTTATGCCAAGCTTATTGCTGGCGAGGATGTATACTTGGCTGGTCTGTGGAAGAATGACCTTCATCGTGGCTTGCTTTGGAAAatacagaggaagaagcgaaaaACCTTTGGTAGTCTAATGAGCGATTTGGCATGCTCAACCAAATATATTGCACCCTCTTGGTCTTGGGCAAGCCGTCGCGCTGCCCTACTCTGGGACGGCTCTGACGCGATGCAGCTCGAATGTGCCATTCTAGAAGCTGAGATAGGCCTTCAAGGATCAGAGACTTATGGACGTGTACGAAGTGGGCGTCTCTTGCTTCGTGGGAAGATTAGTAGTATCCCGGGTGGAAAACTCCAAAAGTTGCCTCTGAAAACACCTTATTATAGCCTACAAAATGAGTGGCTAGCTTCAGAAGGTGAGCGATACGTTGCACAGTGCGCTCTTGATTGGAGAGAGACAGATGATTGTGGCAAACAGCATTCAGAGATTGGTGGAGAAAGTGTGCAGAAAATTATCATGCTCCTCACTTCTAGTGGCTATACGAATAAACCGAGTGCATTCTCCAAAACACCACAAGAGCGGCAAGACAATAATGAGGCTCAACCGCTTGAGGTCTTGCACGGCCTCCTTCTTTATCCGACGGGAGAGGTGAATGAGTACTGGCGAGTTGGACTCTTTCACTCATTAACAGATGAAAACGGGGGCAGAGGATATTTCGAAAAATGCAAAGAGCGTACTCTACGTGTTATATAG
- a CDS encoding uncharacterized protein (EggNog:ENOG41~TransMembrane:10 (i130-147o159-180i189-210o222-245i295-323o335-354i361-381o393-411i423-445o451-476i)), which yields MTPPVDTKEMVSDQKMSSSVKSAEAIDTTSADEAQDVVFDTVNAEYTEADYKRVLRKADRFLLPFMWLCCGIQSADKASISTQATFGLLKDTHLVGQQFSWLTTAFYLSYLVGEAPLNYIMQRFGVNKPLFIALFFWGIFVLCMAFAQNFAQLVVLRCLQALLECTIAPALVLLTGSFYVSREHPMRSIIWSTSNSGLDVITQLIMYGIGSAAQKHASGFGPWRWISVFLGSWTIVASFLALMFLGTPSEVRWLSAEEKRIAAARVASSQTGSDRGQKYEWHWDQVRDAFRDPQLYFFFFAYIANSVPNSGTAAFGNLVFVSFGFSNLETIVKCIIPLDLVSITWYLVIGALTLKWPHTRFIFMIVSTIPAFVGMLALGLLPTEGMLWTRWGLYMMTATSRLTGLLLWTLLPSNVAGRTKKSVIGSVMFIAYCVGGAIGVQTFRAEWAPRYIPAIILCGVMYGVVCALFIAWRFYYVMENKRRAKMVKDMGMTLEESAQQGKINGEADMTDRQNIYFRYSV from the exons ATGACGCCGCCAGTGGACACCAAGGAAATGGTTTCGGACCAGAAGATGAGCAGTAGTGTCAAGTCGGCAGAAGCCATTGACACAACCTCCGCTGATGAGGCTCAAGATGTTGTCTTTGATACCGTCAACGCCGAGTATACTGAAGCTGATTATAAACGCGTCCTCCGGAAAGCTGACCGTTTCCTGCTGCCGTTCATGTGGCTCTGTTGCGGCATTCAATCGGCTGATAAGGCGTCTATCTCTACGCAAGCGACTTTTGGCCTACTAAAGGACACCCATCTTGTTGGCCAGCAATTTTCGT GGCTGACTACCGCGTTCTATCTTTCCTATCTCGTCGGCGAAGCTCCCTTGAACTATATCATGCAACGCTTTGGAGTGAACAAGCCATTGTTTATCGCCTTGTTCTTCTGGGGAATCTTCGTCCTCTGCATGGCATTTGCTCAAAATTTTGCTCAGCTCGTAGTATTGCGTTGCCTGCAGGCTTTACTCGAGTGTACTATTGCTCCCGCTCTAGTCCTCCTCACAGGCTCTTTCTATGTCAGTCGGGAGCATCCCATGAGATCCATCATATGGAGCACTTCAAACAGCGGCTTGGATGTCATAACGCAGCTCATAATGTATGGCATTGGCAGTGCTGCTCAGAAACACGCAAGCGGCTTTGGCCCATGGCGATGGATTAGTGTTTTTCTGGGGTCATGGACGATTGTTGCCTCGTTTCTTGCCCTCATGTTTCTGGGAACGCCCAGTGAAGTTCGATGGCTATCGGCAGAAGAGAAACGCATTGCAGCGGCCAGAgttgccagcagccagactGGGTCTGATAGAGGCCAGAAGTATGAATGGCACTGGGACCAGGTTCGAGATGCGTTTCGAGATCCGCAActctacttcttctttttcgcaTACATTGCGAATTCTGTACCTAATAGCGGGACGGCAGCATTTGGCAACCTCGTCTTTGTGTCTTTTGGCTTTAGCAACTTGGAGACCATAGTCAAGTGCATCATCCCGCTGGACCTCGTGAGCATAACGTGGTACTTGGTCATTGGAGCCCTGACATTAAAATGGCCCCATACCAGAT TTATTTTCATGATCGTCTCAACTATCCCTGCCTTTGTTGGCATGCTGGCCCTGGGCCTATTGCCTACGGAAGGCATGTTGTGGACTCGATGGGGTCTTTATATGATGACCGCAACCAGCCGCCTAACTGGATTGCTGTTGTGGACATTGCTGCCGTCCAACGTAGCTGGGAGAACCAAAAAGTCCGTCATCGGTTCAGTCATGTTTATTGCGTACTGTGTAGGAGGTGCTATTGGTGTCCAGACTTTCCGAGCCGAGTGGGCGCCTAGATACATTCCTGCCATTATTTTGTGCGGCGTCATGTATGGGGTGGTTTGCGCTTTGTTCATCGCCTGGCGATTTTACT ACGTTATGGAGAACAAGCGGCGGGCTAAGATGGTTAAAGATATGGGAATGACGCTGGAAGAATCAGCACAGCAAGGCAAAATTAACGGCGAGGCTGATATGACGGATCGGCAGAACATCTATTTCAGATATAGTGTGTAA
- a CDS encoding uncharacterized protein (EggNog:ENOG41) has product MGNPTSHQRSINNNSFGNHTVISQGDIHYHLTHAPSPGVDQPTHVIPYPRNEDVIHRQDLVKQLDQLLPRESKFHSAALWGLGGSGKTQIALDYAYRRSETDKCSVFWVHADSKATFIHDYKTIASKLGIDQTAAADGNALLRSVRNGIEACPSWVFILDNADNLKLFGVGISTDEASNSIYEYIPNGPTGTVLWTSRDAHIIGTLVGAKRGIEVTSMKYDEAIKLLESMRDEKAAEELEDVETLLRELEWFPLAISQAGAYMKRMHMNASRYLSLLRESKRRWDILKITDFSRHRRPEMPNSVLDTWTVSMERIQSENRMAYQVLHIIAYLDNQNLPHELLVKISQCSNEDTTRQLEELEVLSAIRRLQEFSFLKMRQIEDGSPSYEMHKLVQEAARYRTTMRGLQEAAMEGPLMQKESDEVYYTRIALQALSKLFPTSKPESWGRCERYLAHAIGIGDWAEKSKREADTSELLNKASGYLYDRGRWREKELVDLRTLELRRKALGEQHSQTLNSIVSLAEAYHYQGQHEKAKDCYKKAIELRRQTLGEKHPDTIRAMAWLGNVYQSHGQYKEAEALYKITLALQEEVLGEKHIDTIHSLASTAAVYHYQGFYAKAKPIKMKTLALQREVLGEKHPLTLWNIGSLAATCQGLGQYEEARDLYQQTLDLRRETLGENHPDTLRSITQLGAIYQDLGKYKLAEDLAKEALELERKMLGEEHPYTLQSKHNLAVAMRSRGRWKEALDLMQECVKGRCDVLGLDHPFTQDSRRVLEKWELSSGGLEAIGQLLGIMNERLWGKLPGGGMRRIGRVLRAMKEMLWGN; this is encoded by the exons ATGGGCAACCCAACGTCCCACCAGCGTtctattaataataatagttttgGAAACCACACCGTCATCAGCCAGGGTGATATCCATTATCATCTGACACACGCCCCATCACCCGGAGTTGATCAACCGACTCATGTCATTCCATATCCCCGCAACGAGGATGTGATCCACCGCCAAGACTTGGTGAAGCAACTGGatcaacttcttccacgGGAATCAAAGTTCCACAGTGCTGCTCTTTGGGGACTAGGAGGATCAGG AAAAACCCAGATCGCCCTCGACTACGCGTACCGACGAAGCGAAACCGACAAATGCAGCGTATTCTGGGTACATGCCGATAGCAAAGCGACATTTATACACGATTATAAGACAATTGCAAGCAAACTTGGCATTGACCAAACTGCCGCTGCCGATGGGAATGCTCTGCTTAGATCTGTGCGTAACGGTATCGAGGCATGCCCATCGTGGGTGTTTATCCTTGATAACGCGGATAATCTCAAATTATTTGGCGTTGGAATATCAACCGATGAAGCTTCGAACAGTATATACGAGTATATCCCAAACGGGCCTACGGGAACAGTACTATGGACAAGTCGCGATGCCCATATTATAGGCACGCTAGTTGGCGCAAAAAGGGGAATCGAGGTTACATCTATGAAATATGATGAAGCTATCAAACTTCTTGAATCAATGAGAGATGAAAAAGCTGCCGAAGaacttgaagatgttgaaaCGCTACTCAGGGAACTGGAGTGGTTTCCGCTAGCCATCTCTCAAGCTGGCGCATATATGAAACGAATGCATATGAATGCATCCAGGTACCTGTCTTTGCTTCGGGAAAGCAAACGCCGATGGGATATCCTTAAGATCACTGACTTCAGCCGACATCGAAGGCCCGAAATGCCTAACAGTGTACTCGACACATGGACTGTCTCAATGGAACGAATCCAAAGTGAGAACAGAATGGCATACCAAGTTCTTCATATTATCGCTTATCTAGACAACCAAAACCTACCACACGAGCTGCTTGTCAAAATCAGCCAGTGCAGCAATGAAGATACGACTAGACAGctagaagagctggaagTGTTGTCAGCAATTAGGCGGCTGCAAGAATTCTCATTTCTCAAGATGCGCCAAATTGAGGATGGTAGTCCAAGCTACGAGATGCATAAGCTTGTGCAAGAGGCAGCAAGATACAGGACAACTATGCGAGGCCTTCAGGAAGCAGCTATGGAAGGGCCCTtgatgcaaaaagaaagtgACGAAGTATATTACACAAGAATTGCCTTGCAAGCATTGTCAAAGCTCTTCCCAACTTCAAAGCCAGAGTCGTGGGGACGGTGCGAGAGGTATTTGGCTCATGCTATAGGAATAGGCGACTGGGCAGAAAAAAGTAAGAGGGAGGCCGACACCTCTGAACTGTTAAACAAAGCGTCTGGATATTTGTATGATCGAGgacgatggagagagaaggaacTTGTGGACCTGAGAACGCTTGAACTAAGACGAAAAGCCCTCGGAGAGCAACACTCACAGACGCTTAATAGTATCGTTTCGCTTGCAGAGGCATACCACTACCAGGGCCAGCACGAGAAAGCCAAAGATTGTTACAAAAAAGCAATTGAACTTCGGCGACAGACACTTGGAGAGAAGCATCCAGATACTATTCGGGCcatggcttggcttgggaACGTCTACCAAAGCCATGGTCAGTAcaaggaggccgaggctcTATATAAGATAACTCTGGCATTGCAGGAGGAAGTGCTTGGAGAGAAGCACATTGATACGATTCACAGCTTGGCTTCAACTGCAGCGGTATACCACTATCAGGGTTTTTatgccaaagccaagccTATTAAGATGAAGACATTGGCTCTCCAACGGGAGGTGCTTGGCGAGAAGCATCCATTGACACTTTGGAATATAGGATCACTTGCAGCAACATGTCAGGGCCTGGGCCAGTACGAAGAAGCCAGAGATCTCTACCAGCAAACTCTGGATCTTCGTCGGGAGACGCTTGGCGAGAACCATCCAGACACCCTTCGGAGTATAACCCAGCTCGGAGCAATATATCAGGATCTGGGCAAATATAAACTGGCTGAAGACCTTGCGAAGGAAGCTTTGGAGCTCGAGAGAAAGATGCTGGGAGAGGAACATCCTTATACGCTTCAGTCCAAGCATAACTTGGCCGTTGCAATGCGCAGTCGCGGTCGCTGGAAAGAAGCTCTTGATTTAATGCAAGAGTGCGTGAAAGGGAGATGTGATGTCTTGGGCTTGGATCATCCATTTACACAGGATTCTAGAAGAGTCTTGGAAAAGTGGGAATTGTCGAGTGGAGGCTTAGAGGCAATTGGACAACTGTTGGGCATAATGAATGAGAGGTTGTGGGGGAAATTGCCCGGTGGGGGAATGAGGAGAATTGGGAGAGTCTTGAGGGCAATGAAGGAGATGCTATGGGGAAATTGA